The genomic DNA ACTCCCGGGAAATTGAGGAAGGTGGGCTTTCGGGTTTTGGTGAACCCACGGGTTTTTCATGGTATTTGGTAAGTGAAACGACACGTGTCGTATTCAGGTTTTGAATCCGTCTGTTAATCCACGTGGCAGTAGATAAAGTCGGTAGTATGCAGTTTGAGTGAGCCCTATGGTCACAAAAAAGAGTTGGAATTAGAAGAACAATTAGCAAAACTAATTAGAGTTATTTAGTTGGTATACGCTATATATGGATCTGGCATTTGTCTTTCATGATGCGGCAATGGCTGCTTGCCAAATGTCCAAAatacccttttaatttttttttgctttcattGTAACTCTTTGAATTAAGAAGCCAAAATTCAGATTGTACTCTCTTCCATAGTTGATCGATCTGAattcaattaatatttttttttatcaagaatTATTTTTAAGAGCGGGTACGGTTCAGATTGGATTGGTCAAGTTTAATTAATAATACGGTTACAAGCCAGAGATCAATAGTTTCAAAATTGTACTAAActtcaaatttaacattttGATCTAGTGATGTCAGCGATATATTAGACATGGATCTTAATTCTACCAAATTTCGGTTTAGGCCAATTTAAAAAGCTCAAAACTACAACCAAACCAACCTATTACCTTATGTTTTGGTCAGTGCGGCCAAATAGATGCGTGCCCCTAATTGTTTCCTATGAGATTCGAACTCAGAATATAATTTAAACATTAGTTAAAATGAACTCTCTCTATATAGAAGccaattttcatgaaaataacTTGAGGGCATTTTGGTAAATGCACATAGGATGTCGTTTGCGTTCATGTACTCACAGTGGCAGTTGCATACGGCATATCCCATTGGAGGATCAGAAGAGAAAGAATACTCAAATTTATGCGCTTGCCTCTGCGAATATGCCGAAAAGGGGTTAGTGGGTATCTTCCAAAACACTCACTCGTTAAGCATATGTAATTATGTTTGAGAAGGATTAATTATACTACATAATTAAGCATAAGTAAGCGTAATTACTAAAATAAGGCATGCACATTGTTGTTGGAGATTCCATTATGCCAACCACTAAAGCAACAAATTAGTActtatttaagtttttttagctaaaataatTCATGAGAGTGACAAAATTCTTCattttggttcctgagatttaaaatcgatagaagtggtctttgagattgtccaccattaatcattttggtcatttcataaaaaatttccATTTTAAATAAGAgtatttttatcaaatcaaccCCTCCACTTGAcctagtggttttttttttgttaatttaattgagatttttcacaaaatgaccaaaattatTGACTGTGGGCATTCTCTACCACTTCaatcaattttaaatcttagaAACTAAAGTGAGGTTATGACAATTGCAgagaatttttttgtttaaacaatttttatttcaaaatagaGACAACTACTAACATGCCACAATTATCCACTTTTTCTGGACCTGGAGAGTTTATGGGGAATTTCACTATACCCATATCCACAATCAAGCAGACTCATCAACTCTAAGCATTGAACCCAAaatctttcacattttttttgtttatttaagaGTCGCAATCTGCTCCTTTACCACCAAATCACTTGTTGTGATTTTGCTGAGActattttaacaaaataaaaaataaaaataaaaataaaaaataaaaccccttAATGTTAATTAATGTTTCCGACCACAACTTGTCGTGCACGGCTAGATTGTGCAGTTTATGTGACAAGTAACGAAAATaaaattgcaatttttggtTCAATAATTGCGTGGCACTGATGGTTGCATAATTTGACACctgtttaaattttatttatttttggtcgATGACGCACACCGGACAATAACCAAACTCAACAAGCAAGACGAAAACAGTCATAAACGTGATAATGAGGACTCTTGTGTTTCGTTAGAGGTAGCAAGTCTGATTTTATTGAGAAATATTTTAGTGGTTAAGAACATAGTTCGGTATACTAAATGCTATTAATAagtggttgaaattttttttcaagtattcaatcacttgtattatgacacttgatgtaTTGAGCTGTGTTACCGCCATACTAAAAAAATCAAGAGATATAGTCGACCCTTGTGAAAACtccttagagcatctccaaaggagatgccaAAATGTACACATCAgttataacagtaaaaaaagacCACACTAATATTCTCCAACCGAGGTGCCAAATCCTATGTGGCGATAACATAGATTGGCAGCAAAAgaggttgctgtcaaatttgacagtagcttcaaatgtttgtttattaattattaaatgcatttgattaatttttaattattttaattagttattataattaatgttgAGTTGACCGATGCAATTATcatacttttttcttcttttcgaTCAAGGAAGGTGAATAAATTACtgattaaactttaaatgtcctttattaaattttaattagttgaataatttattttataaaataataatttgatatgacatatcggttggagaacaaaactttaaaaaatgtcaaagtgCTATATAAgctgtcaaaatttaaattctctTTGTGTAGaggctcaaaaaaaaaaaaatccagttGAAATATCAAATGATATATTTAAGTCCATATATCCTAAGCCCATTAGGAAGTAAGAATTCCTAAGCCCATTAGAAAGCAGGAAGGATTTCCTAAGCCCATTAAAAAGTAAGAATTCCCAAGCCCAGTAGGAAATAAGAATTCCAAAGACCAGTAGGAAGAAATCCGACGTCTTTAAATACCAAACCGGCAGCATCCCACCAACATATCTCATCAGTTTTACGCTTCTCACGAGCAAAGCTTGTACGAGAAACAGCACAGACACTCCAACTCAGTTGATCAGTTTTCTTTCCTTGTGTGAGGATCCATCTCCTCCGTCGACACCACGATGAAGAACCTCCGGCTCTCAGTTTTCAGACACGGCTTCAACTCTTCTGAAAGCAGAAAAACAGCGGAGAATGCCCTTGCTACTGCTACTGCTAGAATACGAATGCTGAAGCAAGAGAAAGCGTTGGAGGCGGAAACTAGTACTGACATTGCTCGTGACTGGGATGAACGTTTGATAAGGCTCAAAACTACAGAACAGCTTTTAGATTTGTATGTTTTGTTCGGGAGCTTCTGCAAATCGGTTCTGGACAACCTGTCGATCATGGAAGAACAAAAGAAGTGTCCGGCTGAAGTGAAAGAAGCCATCACTAGCTTGATATTTGCAGCTCCGACGTGCTCTAAAGATATTCCGGAACTGATGACACTCCAGAAGATTTTCGAGAAGAAATATGGGGAAAAATTTGTATCTGAGGAAACTAACCTGCAAAGTCCCGATTGCGCTGTGAATCTGGCGATGGTTATGAAGCTCAGATACTACTACAAGGAAGCGTCGCAAACTCAGGGAAAATGTTTAGATTGATCAGCTGTCATGAACCATGTAAAATGTGTTTCCTTTTTGTTCA from Pyrus communis chromosome 17, drPyrComm1.1, whole genome shotgun sequence includes the following:
- the LOC137722154 gene encoding uncharacterized protein, with amino-acid sequence MKNLRLSVFRHGFNSSESRKTAENALATATARIRMLKQEKALEAETSTDIARDWDERLIRLKTTEQLLDLYVLFGSFCKSVLDNLSIMEEQKKCPAEVKEAITSLIFAAPTCSKDIPELMTLQKIFEKKYGEKFVSEETNLQSPDCAVNLAMVMKLRYYYKEASQTQGKCLD